In the genome of Drosophila kikkawai strain 14028-0561.14 chromosome 2R, DkikHiC1v2, whole genome shotgun sequence, the window cataggggtcattgaattcattcgaccaccgtttaataaaaccaagcacacccctgactttattcaccatgcatgAAATATGATTGAAAAAGtcaagtttaggatccagacggacacccaaattatcaactatattaattcttTCTAAAGATCAGCAGTtcagcgtataagttgcaggcttaggaacGACGCGGGAGAATGCCattagcttgcatttagagccatttaagtttaataagttcacgcggcaccatttttgtaaattgttaaaatCTGTCTGTATGACTGACTGGCAAGAAGCGGttttatattgcacacaaagcttgacgtcatcagcgtacataagtactctggagttggtcaaaacttcgggcagatcgttgataaataatgtaagcaataggggacccaaatgactcccttgcgggacgccagatgtaaccctaagaacattagatagtttatttttaaaaaggaccttttgcgtcctgccatttagataacatgagatccaattaagaagatcaatcggaaatcccattaaatcgagtttccgaacaagaagagaatgctTACCAGAGTCGAATGCTGTACTGAAATCATTaaagattacatctgtctgaaagttattttggtagccctttataataaaggaagtaagcaCCAAATCCACATCGTcaacgaacaaaaaaaaaaaaaaaatgataataaaatgGGACTATCCACGCATCTTTGTTTTCTGTCCAAATCAAAACAAcattaagaattttttaaaccgTTAAATACTTTTGCAAGATTTAATAATAAGGCAAATACAATAAGTTAacatattataatttaaaggtTATCATCAAACAATTGGTGCATTAAGGTAAGTTTTACGTTTATAGGGCAAGGGTTTCGTGCTTAGTCCGGAGCCTTCGATGAACTTCTCGAAGTTGGCCAGGTTCAGAACCATCTGCTTTGCCTTAACGGGCTCCAAATGTGACTTGTCAAGAGCATTGGCTATATCCTCCATTTTTTGATCCTGTTGCGAGTACTCTTCTTGTTGAAACTCCTCGTCTAAGTTGTATTCATCAGCTGTGGCGGGCATATTGGGATTTTTTCCTTCTTGATGACTGCGATCGTACTCTGCATCTAAATTGTACCAATCGAATTCCGCCTGTATAGACATCTCGCTAGATGGAATTGTCACTGCCGTTGGTACTGACTTTGACTCAGGGGTATTAGGAAGGCTCTTGCTAGTGGATTGAGAGTTAGGCAATGTGATGCGCTTATTGATCTCGGCTAGGATGTTAGGCACATGTTTTCGTTTATATTGGATGGTCGACAGGGAAAGGGACTGCGAATGCTGTGGTATTTGAGCCGGCCTTTGAAGGCGCAACGAGGCTTTGGGTTCAATCATTAAAGCGTCTGAGTCTGATTGCTTGGGCGCAATGATGGCAGCCACATTAGGTAACTTTGGTATGTCGGCAAAAATCTCCTCGATTTCATCAGTCTTTTCCGAGTGGTTATCATCTGAATGGTTGTCAATAGATTTAATTTTCGTTTGCATCGCTTGTTCCTCAAGATACATCTTCGGCTCCACTGTCGGCGGCGAGTTGGATTCCTGCGCTTTGTGCACATCAACAACGATTTGCACACAATTCCTGGTTATACCGACCTCCGATATGGAGCAGTAATCCGGTTCGGATGTTGTGATAGAAGCTCCGCAATCGTTTTCGTCCTTTTGCTGTCCTTTCTCAAACTGGTGAGGCGActtctgaaattttaatagatttgCTGGCTTAGGCGGCAGAGCTGGGGGCGACTTCATCGACGTTTTTAAAACGCCTGAACTGGCTATTTCTTCTCGATTATTGGCGATAAATGTGGCTGCCATGTCAACATAGAGATTAGAAGCGCGCTCCGACCCAATGGGCTCATACTCGTTGCTATAGATGCTGCCATAGCTAAGGGCTTCGGTGGTGACATCGGCGGTCATAGAACGGTAACTTGAGATCTGGATCTGCCGTCGCACTTGTGCCTCTTGGTCGTTGTTGAGTGGAACATGTACCATGCTGTTTTTGGTGGAGAAGTGTACACGCTTACGTGCATTTGAAATGTTCCGTCCCCCCAAGGAGCTTCTTCGCGCCAAATTGGAATTCGATATGTATCGGCTTGCTAAAGAGGACTTGGGCGCAAGGTCAACCATCGTTTCCTCCATAGACTGCTGGATTAAGATTTGGTTAACGCATTCCAGTACGGGATTCACTGCTCCACGGCCGTAAGGCTTAGCTGCCAATGTCGACGACTCCTCTTGGTCCGAAGCACTGGCGTACCAGTCGTCGGTAGTCGTTTCGTAAATCTGTTTCGGAGACGCTTCTGAAAAGTCAGCAAAGCGACGTTGAACTATTTTAATGCATCCTTGCGACATCATATTCTGCTTTTGATCGTCGTCGGTGTCATCACCTTTCTGCGCAGGAGAAAAGATGTCGTCTTCTTCCTCAAGATGAACGGTAACCAAGGGGCTGCATtgggtttttcctttttcttgcTCTTCGCCACTTTGATTGACGTATTCACCAACATCTAGCGGCAGCTTAATATCCATGTCCCGCACGTAGTCGCGTAGCTGCTCGTAGCTCGTCTGCGAGTCCTCAAGGCTTACACTGCTTGTGTTTTCCTCCGAATGCTGCTCCAAAGCTGGGTTTTCAATATGCATCGCCCGGGAGCGCATATAGTCCTGGAAGGTGCCCGCCGTGCGCTTGCTGGTGTATCGCACGCTGCGTCTGACGCCGCAGAAAGACGATGAAAGTGTGTCGTCGCTAGAAGAGTCAGGCTCAGctgtaagaaaaaaacaacaagctcattaatttctttaattctATAGTCTTATTATAGATACATAAGGAGTACATATATGAGTAATGAGTTGCTTCCTTTGCGATCCCCAAAGAGTCATACATTGCCAAATGCACACAAGCATTTGTTTGCTGGGGTTAACATAGAAACACCTAATATATCGATGTTTTTGGGGTTCTAATACATTGTTAGTTTCCACGCCTATTAATTTGCACACAAGCTTTGCATATTCTATACATTCGTACATAGAAGCACAAGAGTATTGTATACCAATATATAAGGTTGTCAAGAAAGTCTTGCGGTATTTCCGCTAGGTGTCTTTGCAAGCGCGTAGTTATAGTTTTATTCGTCGCATCGTTTAGCACTAGATCTTTTTGGAAAGTTCTTTTCACGCGctaa includes:
- the LOC108081470 gene encoding uncharacterized protein isoform X2, whose protein sequence is MFSQLIGSQLQDMHATSVEQSYLSDQQKKTNSLPHIRHKTEVDAKQHRRSTSNLSDAGGKFFSQLSSKYSSQLIDKFIRSELLNSSYDSLKFQKGNSTPLYSNLQVPALGGFDCLQGSYRTHGDGEIYEVVQVKQPERKSSYEGQAFSKAIHHRNLKELRPLTTLNTHTSDDYPEQKNTTNKSQSLCMQSSGSGCESKFQRSTSGSSSSGTASRGWTSLTAMPAPERFQRRRLLQVISAYDLQNKQLQRELAKEKRRRTEELACVVKSLILFEAKLKNDLKSVNQRMLDRDAEICRLTRLTRTLRRRLKDQQRDKSMIGELGLDRDKCLVLKELQCKNCRKQFYDIDISTKREEFSVGAKAEPDSSSDDTLSSSFCGVRRSVRYTSKRTAGTFQDYMRSRAMHIENPALEQHSEENTSSVSLEDSQTSYEQLRDYVRDMDIKLPLDVGEYVNQSGEEQEKGKTQCSPLVTVHLEEEDDIFSPAQKGDDTDDDQKQNMMSQGCIKIVQRRFADFSEASPKQIYETTTDDWYASASDQEESSTLAAKPYGRGAVNPVLECVNQILIQQSMEETMVDLAPKSSLASRYISNSNLARRSSLGGRNISNARKRVHFSTKNSMVHVPLNNDQEAQVRRQIQISSYRSMTADVTTEALSYGSIYSNEYEPIGSERASNLYVDMAATFIANNREEIASSGVLKTSMKSPPALPPKPANLLKFQKSPHQFEKGQQKDENDCGASITTSEPDYCSISEVGITRNCVQIVVDVHKAQESNSPPTVEPKMYLEEQAMQTKIKSIDNHSDDNHSEKTDEIEEIFADIPKLPNVAAIIAPKQSDSDALMIEPKASLRLQRPAQIPQHSQSLSLSTIQYKRKHVPNILAEINKRITLPNSQSTSKSLPNTPESKSVPTAVTIPSSEMSIQAEFDWYNLDAEYDRSHQEGKNPNMPATADEYNLDEEFQQEEYSQQDQKMEDIANALDKSHLEPVKAKQMVLNLANFEKFIEGSGLSTKPLPYKRKTYLNAPIV
- the LOC108081470 gene encoding uncharacterized protein isoform X1, with translation MFSQLIGSQLQDMHATSVEQSYLSDQQKKTNSLPHIRHKTEVDAKQHRRSTSNLSDAGGKFFSQLSSKYSSQLIDKFIRSELLNSSYDSLKFQKGNSTPLYSNLQVPALGGFDCLQGSYRTHGDGEIYEVVQVKQPERKSSYEGQAFSKAIHHRNLKELRPLTTLNTHTSDDYPEQKASIDKNTTNKSQSLCMQSSGSGCESKFQRSTSGSSSSGTASRGWTSLTAMPAPERFQRRRLLQVISAYDLQNKQLQRELAKEKRRRTEELACVVKSLILFEAKLKNDLKSVNQRMLDRDAEICRLTRLTRTLRRRLKDQQRDKSMIGELGLDRDKCLVLKELQCKNCRKQFYDIDISTKREEFSVGAKAEPDSSSDDTLSSSFCGVRRSVRYTSKRTAGTFQDYMRSRAMHIENPALEQHSEENTSSVSLEDSQTSYEQLRDYVRDMDIKLPLDVGEYVNQSGEEQEKGKTQCSPLVTVHLEEEDDIFSPAQKGDDTDDDQKQNMMSQGCIKIVQRRFADFSEASPKQIYETTTDDWYASASDQEESSTLAAKPYGRGAVNPVLECVNQILIQQSMEETMVDLAPKSSLASRYISNSNLARRSSLGGRNISNARKRVHFSTKNSMVHVPLNNDQEAQVRRQIQISSYRSMTADVTTEALSYGSIYSNEYEPIGSERASNLYVDMAATFIANNREEIASSGVLKTSMKSPPALPPKPANLLKFQKSPHQFEKGQQKDENDCGASITTSEPDYCSISEVGITRNCVQIVVDVHKAQESNSPPTVEPKMYLEEQAMQTKIKSIDNHSDDNHSEKTDEIEEIFADIPKLPNVAAIIAPKQSDSDALMIEPKASLRLQRPAQIPQHSQSLSLSTIQYKRKHVPNILAEINKRITLPNSQSTSKSLPNTPESKSVPTAVTIPSSEMSIQAEFDWYNLDAEYDRSHQEGKNPNMPATADEYNLDEEFQQEEYSQQDQKMEDIANALDKSHLEPVKAKQMVLNLANFEKFIEGSGLSTKPLPYKRKTYLNAPIV